In Phaseolus vulgaris cultivar G19833 chromosome 7, P. vulgaris v2.0, whole genome shotgun sequence, the genomic stretch ATCATTCTTCACTTGTTAGCTGAACCATGTTATCTCCaagaattcatattttgataAAGTTCAACCCTTCCATGATGAAATTTTCCCTTAAACTTTCTAGTTAATCAATGTTGTGCAACATCATCACCATACTCTCCTTCAACCAAGGCATTTCTTCAATTTGTACCTTAAAGTCTATTTCTTCCAGCTCATAATAGTTTACCCTTCCTTCTTGGTTCCCACTATGGCATGTGCATAGGAATATCCGTAGTCCTTCCTCATCTATACCTTAGTCTTTGAGAGAATTTCATTCGATCTCTTACCCTAATTAAAGCTCTCACATTTTTTGTAGTCAAATATCTAATGTTTAGGCAAATTAACATGCAATTTTGGGTTTCTACTTCATAGTTGATCTAAATCTATCTCTAATATTGTAATATTATTAACCCAAATAAACTTTACAAACACAATTTACGCTCATTTTCACTCAATTTTCTTCATATGTATATCTCCCAGACTTTTCCTCATCTTTGAAATATCTCATAATCTCAATTtcatcaaaattaattaaaaaatgtgagaaaaagaaagagtatTCCCTCTTTTCTCGGCCACTCACCATTCTTTTAGTATTGTATGTGTAGATAAAATTTATGAAACAGAGATGCTCTAAAAATTGGAGTGTGAAGATATGATCAATTGTGTTCTAATCTTGTTGTTATGTTTTTCTTCATGTTTGGAGTTGTGTAATTTGGGTTATGTTTATTAGGTGTTGTGAATCCTTAACAAAAGATTTTAACATTATATATTAATGATAAGTAATATtggaataattttatttgatataaatatatgttatttgGTGTatgaatactttttttttttatatttgtatctACATTAATGAGGTGGATGCTTTGGGTTGAGGAGATTTTTCACATTTATGAAAGACTATAAATGTCTAGTTTATATTTAGAAAAGTTGATTATAATCAAATGATAGATTTATATATAGACCTAATTAAATTTCCATATGTTTTCTTAGGTCTAAAAGAAGATAGtagatatattttttactaaacTAGTCAACTTACAACGCAAACTTTGAAATGTACAACCATAAAATGCTACTTATTTTACCACCTCCTTAACTAGATGGTCCTTTCCTTAGGATACAGTCTAGTTGGTTTTCTACCATCATTCTAATATCTATACTATAAATAcatacataattataaaaagcaTAAGCCATCAAAAATATTCACAAGAAGTTTTCCTCAAACACATTGCAATATACCCATTTATCTTCAAACATGGCATCTTCAAGTCTTCATGGTGAATCAAGGGTTGATAGAGGAACCAACACTTACACCTTAATTCCCACTCTCTATGACGATGAGGAGAATGAAGAATCATATAACTGTGATGAGTTTTGTGGAACTTCTTGGCGAATTGCTAGAACCATTGTGGGTTTGATAGCAATTGTTGTTCTCTTCGTAACTGTTATTACAAATGAACATAATATGGCTAAAATGTCACGTATCACCCCACCAAGATTTTTCATTCATTCTCTACGTGTTGCCACGTTTAATATCTCCCAAGGAGAATTATCAGCAACGTGGAACGTGAACTTAACCATCTCCAATGAGATCAACTCAACGTTCATAAACTTTCTTAGCTTCAAGGCCATTATGTTGTACAAGGAAGACATACCTCTAGCATTTAATACCCCAATTCAATTAGAGAGTTTATTAGACACACATGGGATTTTCTCCATGGGTAAGAATGAGAACAAAACATTGCATTTGAGTTTTAACACTACTGGGTGGGAGCAAGATCAACCTGTGGTGGATGATGATGTGATTCaaaatattgatgaagagaTGAAATTGGGTGTTGTGAGCTTTGGATTAAAGATAACAGTGGAAGCTGAAATCGAATTGAACATGATGAATACGGCATTGATCATGGAACCTTATTGTTCGAATTTGGAAGTTGATTTTGCATCATTGGAACAATGTAAGGCACCCACATTGGACGATGTTGATGAGGTCAAAGAGTGCTTGAGCAATGTAGATCAATGGAATGACATGGGGTATTAAGaaactaaattttgaattttgacttGACATTATAAATGAAGGTGATAAATTGTGAGGTTTCATTTAAGGTTTCACTTCTTATTTTTGGTTATTATCCTTGTATAAGCAAACATGACTTAAATAGTATTTGGTTCTACAATTATTTATGTGTCGTTGATTATGTGTAGGATGAGGAGGAACTAAGAAAtttgtaacaaaaataaaaggttaaacctaaaaatttattttatattacttCATGATatgtcatatttttattttttattgttttatattttatatttttaaaaatatttatttttattttttaattaaaatgtgaAATAGGTTAACGGAGTTTACTCACATATCTGtcaataaagttttaaaaaaatataaaatactaacATGAACTCTTTAAACATATAATAGCAAATGGAGAGTTTTAAAATTCGTGAACAATACATCAATAAACTCTACTACGATTTGACGTTAAAAGAAACTAACACTTGTAAATtctaaaaaacataaaaatataaataaaaagttgtaAAAATTATGTACCAAAATATAGAACACCAGatcataaagaaaaaaaattaccatttatcaaaataaattatgactagttttttttttctttataaagttttcatgttaggtattACTATGACTAATTATCAATTTTTCTTATgagataattaaaaaataatattttaattgataaataatatgtataaataaaGTTATGAATGTATGTGGAGGCATGTGAGCGACACGTACTAAGAGATTGTTTTGAAAGTAACATTAAATAGCATGCATAAAATCAGTAATCACAATTCAAGATTAGTATTCATAACCATATTTCATAATTCagactaaaaaaaatggtaatCATAATTTCATGTCGCAGTAAAATATACATGCATAAATcatgaatataaataaaataaatcatttaaaacatgttttttttattaaaggttagctgtaaaaaaaagaataattaccagtattatttttagttcgtatttttttttatttatttacattaatacCTTACTGGAAACTGATCCTCCTCTTCATTCCATAATAAACTACGACTTTACcctttagtaaaaaaataaaaaaattcaaataacttttCACCTTCTCGTTGAAGGTTTTCTAGGTTGTTCTTTGTGCATTTTGTGAGAATTtcacatttttttgtttttgtagtgaaaaatattatttttttagttatattttattgttcTCGTCCACTGAGTTGTTACTCTGTCTTTCTCGCCATTCATTCATTTCTCGTATTGTGTAAATATTCTGAATTATGTATGTTGAGGCCATTACAAATTCATTGAATATGAACAATctgaaagtatttttttaaaaaaataaaaaatttcaaattaaaaaaacaaaacttactttcatatttcatattaatttttggtttatgcattgaaaaatatattttattaaaaaattacttcGGAATCTGAAATATACATTTGTCTTACAGATTacttaatttagaattttttttaaatctgatTATAAGTTACATATTCCAGAAACTATCTCAcgcttttaattaattttagtttatgtaaTACATTTATCGGATTATACAATTCAGAATACACACATTTAACTTATCCATAGAaggttattttgaaaattttaaaagttatggGGTGGCGCAAAGAAGCAGCCTCACGCCTTCATTTGGAGCCCAATAAAGTATCCTCCAAAGCCCAACAACGATTTAATtacacaaaatataaatttaaataaaaaaattatttaaatacttCATCTTAATAATAGGAAAAATACTACTTTGACAATTTGACAAttgtaaatttgaaaaataacaatttacTACATTTGGCTTCCTTCACTTAACCCATTTATCTAATCTTATCTTATCTATTAGTTTTCACATTTACACACATAATTACAACATAGAAACAACCAAACCTACCATCATCACACATTTCCATCAATCTAATTTTGTCTTTCTCCTTCCCTTCATCACCTTCAACCCTcctttctccttctttcttcCCTTTGCTCATTCATTCATCACATTGTCTCTCTTTCCCTCtccccctctctctctctctctccctatCACACTCATTGGGAGAGAGAACAAATCAAACCAAATCCTTCACTACAATTTATCAACAAACTCAAACTCTTTTGTGACCAAATCATCTTCAAGAAACACAACATAAACCTCGTCATCACCGTCAACATGGGTTCTTTGAACCAAGAAAGAGGTCATTCTCAAACAGAATCACCACCACAATCCAACAACTACCCCTCCGGAAAATCCATGGACTACCCTCCACCACCACCAACCACCACCTACCCCACCCATCCACCACCGCCAATGTACTACCAAAATCCTCATTACCCCCCCCAATACCCTAACGCTTACCATCCCCACCCCGGTTACCATTACCCCCAACCCGCCCCTTACTACGCTCCCCCTCCCTCCTATGAATCATCCTCTTCATCATCTTGCGCTCGGTGCTGTCGAAGCTTCATCTCGTGTTTCTTAATGATCATCACGCTCTTCTTTCTCATGAGCCTCCTCGTAGCTTTGACGCTTCATCCGCAACAACCAGAGTACAAGGTTGCCTCCTTGTCCGTAACAAACTTCACAACCCAACCAATCCTAGGAGGCCAATGGGACACCAAACTTTCCATCGGAAACCCTAACGACAAACTCGTGTCTTATTTCTCCGACTTTAAGGTTGACATGTCGTTCAAGGACAGTATTGTGGGCGTTAATCACGCGCCGGGACTTGCGTTGAACACGAAGGAGCACGCGGACGTGGACATGAGAGGCTTGCTGAACCAAGCGAATGGAAATTTATTGGACAAGAAGACAATGGATGATTTGGTGAGAGAACGAGGTAGCGGCTCTGTCACTTTCACCTTGAGGGTGTCTTCCATGGTCATTCTTAAGTCTGGTTCGTTTTCCTCCAAGCGTGAAGAGCTTATTGCAGTTTGTGATGGGTTGAAGGTCACGTTTCAGAATAATGATGCCACTTCTGGGGAATTGGACAACAAGGGAAAACCTGTTGAATGCATGCTTTATCTTTGAAGTGCTCATAACCTATAAATACCCTTTTTTGCAACACTATTGGTAGATTAAGTATAGtgagattatataatttggCATTCTTAATTGATACATTCACAACTTGCACATTCTACAATCTTATACAATCTTATCTTATGAAATGATGAAAATATTCCTTTTTGATATCATAGGAGAGATTGTATATTGGAGCATGTTGTCAAATGTATTACTCTCATCAAATACTTgctaattatgtaatttttttaactcaCCCTCAACTACCATGGTAATTTATGACCACCTCATCACTTTCATTTTCTCATAATTTTTACGATGTCCATGGTTATAAAAGTGCAACACTAGAGAATTCCTTTAGTTTCTTAAAGAGATACAATCTCATGTCTTTTCCTATTTTTATTTGTAGGAAGAGAATGGTAACTTGTGTATAGAATTGCATTTAGTAATGTTGTCTTGTATTATGGGATTGAGGGTTTCGATGAAAACAAGCTcaagattaattaatttttgtttgttacTTTTCTTTTGAAGTTTCCTTTATCTCTCCTTTCATATATTTGTTCTAGTTTGATCATAGTTTATAAACTAGATTGGTTTCTAGTAAATCAATAAATGATTGTGTTCCATACAATGTCGCCACATGCACACTCTTAACAAAATTGTCGATAGGTAccatagaaaattaaa encodes the following:
- the LOC137829474 gene encoding NDR1/HIN1-like protein 13, which produces MGSLNQERGHSQTESPPQSNNYPSGKSMDYPPPPPTTTYPTHPPPPMYYQNPHYPPQYPNAYHPHPGYHYPQPAPYYAPPPSYESSSSSSCARCCRSFISCFLMIITLFFLMSLLVALTLHPQQPEYKVASLSVTNFTTQPILGGQWDTKLSIGNPNDKLVSYFSDFKVDMSFKDSIVGVNHAPGLALNTKEHADVDMRGLLNQANGNLLDKKTMDDLVRERGSGSVTFTLRVSSMVILKSGSFSSKREELIAVCDGLKVTFQNNDATSGELDNKGKPVECMLYL